A segment of the Gossypium hirsutum isolate 1008001.06 chromosome D10, Gossypium_hirsutum_v2.1, whole genome shotgun sequence genome:
ATAACAATAGATTGTATTCGGCCACAagcaatcaaaatataaaaaaaatcgaataagATACAGAAGGAACATGTTTTAAAAAAGGTAGCATTTTTATCTCTTACtctcaaagcaaaaaaaaaaaaaacaaagggaaaGAAGCCTTACTTGAAAACCGCCATCGTCGCCCCCGTCGTGGATCCCTTTCCTTTGACTCGAGAAGCCTAGGAACCCTTTAGGGTTCCGTCGAGGGCCTCGTCGGAAAAGGGTGAAATCTTTCTGTTTCTTTTCCTCCGGCCGAGTGTCGGTTAGGTTTCTGGGGATGTAAACCCCAGACCTATGTTCTATTCGAAGAGAGGgtctaaaaagttttttttttggtaggGGTTCAGCCATCGGAGACGGCAGTCGACGTCGCTGACGACTGGTGGCTGTGGCAGACACACGACGGCCCTTGGCCGGACAAGGGATTGACtcgagagaaaaaaaaggaaggatttaaaaaaaaaaagattgaaatgatttttttaatattttttatttatatagacttgttaaaacgacgtcgtttcatccAGGCCCTAAACGCCCTAAAACGATGTCATTTTAAAGACTAACCCAATGACCTGACCCGAATTCCTTTAGGGTCCGAGCGTTTTTTAAAGAGAGGGTTTAATTGTTgctttagcccttccgcttttttactatttttcaattttgtcctatAGCTTAgtatttttgcttttatttttgcccttttgttttgttttttgagcaatttagtcccttgaccATCGTGGACATAGGAACAACACGTGTCCCATGGCTTGTAATAATTACCCATTTGGTCCTTGTTTACTTTCGTGTTTTTATTGTAGGCcttaatttatttgtttgtttagtttttctttataattttcgattttaatatcattttaatttcaattcaatccttttttttatcttattttaccATTTATggacttttttatattttattttattttattatttccttaccttttttaaacattaaaaatttatgttatttaaattcccctttttatgtatttttttatgtattatcataattatcattattattattttattcatactaATATTTTGATTAtctctattattattataaattgacatttttatcattatggttgcattattattactcactagcataacatttttattttatcttttatttatttgttcatttatttatttttctatcattttaATATCATCATTTCTTTTTTACCCGctactatattattttattttgccaACATCCATACCATGTATTGTGTTAAAACatattcatcaatttttttattaggcctagataaattaaaaagcataccgttaaaaaaaaagagttgcaTTCATTTTACCTAATGAATAAGAAATGTTtgaaaaccaaggcaatgttCGTTGTTTTTTGGAATTAGGGGAGTTGTGCTCCTAACTTATGGAGTATGGCCTCTTTCTAAAACTGAAGTAATTGAATATcccttttgaaaataaaaaaaatatcaaaatttaagtaATGATCTAGGATTTAAAGCATCACGTCCTAACTTACAAGGCATGATCTTTtcttctcgattaacttgaaataaggCATTTTCGTGAAGATTAATTTAGGTATgcgatattttaataaaaaaatcatgaaaagagggattgtattttgaattttctttgaattttcaattttagacATCAAAACATCAAGTAACTAACAAGGTAACATTTTTGGGCATTATGAGGGTGCAAATCCTTCCTCAtagtaaccgactcccgaacccgtatTCTTGGATTTCGTAGGCTAAAAATTTTCGCTTTAGTAAAATCTGATCTTTAATTAAGATGATTAaattttgaggtgacccgattaCACCTAATGAAAAGAATCAGTGACGACTCCATTTTctctttttaaataaaagtttatttcCAAAAGGTTTTGACATTGAGTTCAACCCAATGTTAATGGCCAAAAAAGCACATATCAATGAGAATTCTATTTAGCATTTCACATATAAATTGAACCAGAATATGCTCATTCAACAACAAGAGGATTAACATATAAAGAAAACATTACATGATAACAATGGCATACAAGAAAATGAAACGAGATGGCCGCCGCTCTTATTTGTAAGTACTGATCTATCTACATAGCCATAGAAGTGGCTCAGTTCTTCGGATGGCTAGGTGAGGGGAGCTTCTCCAATGGAGGGTGTCCTGGATAGTGACCATAAGGTGGTTTTTTTGGAGGTTCATAAACTGGTGGCTTGGGTTTTGGTTTCTCTTTCTTTGGAGGTTCGTGGATTGGTGGCTTTGGTGGTTTAAATTCATGCATCGGTGGCTTCTTTGGAGGTTCATGTACGGGTGATTTGGGTTTTGACTTCTCTTTCTTTGGAGGTTCATGGACTGGTGGTTTAGGTTTATATGCTGGAGGCTTCTTTAGAGGTTCATGGATTGGTGGCTTCTTTGGAGGTTCATATATCGGTGGCTTGTGTTCTGGTTTCTCTTTCTTTGGAGGTTCGTGAACTGGTAGCTTTGGTGGTTTAGGTTCATGAATCGGTGGCTTCTTTGGAAATTCATGGAGTGGTGGTTTATGTTTATACATTGGAGGCTTCTTTAGAGGTTCATGGATTGATGGCGTAGGTTTATACATTGGAGGCTTATTTGGAAGTTCATCTGATGGTGGCTTGTGTTCTAGTTTCTTTTTTTTGGAAGTTTATGGACTGGTGGCTTAGGGTCATATGTTGGAGGATTCTTTGGAAGTTCATGCACAGGAGGCTTGGGTGACTTAGGTTCTGGCTTCTTTGGTTGTTTGCCATAGTTGGGTGGCTCGTAGGTACCTAAGGAGGGAGTGGTGACAACCACAACTCCAAGGAACAATACTAGCAAGTATGTGAAAACCATCACTGAATTCTTGTCTTTGGATGGTGCAATGGGAAGTGGACCTTTTATAGTGGTAAATGAGTCTTGGTGTCAGTATTTCACTTGTTTTTTCCACAGTTTTTGAAGTAGTCGGCTAaagtttagtaaatttttttattaatacataaATGTTGGTAGGTTCTTTTAGGTCCCACTTAGTTGAATTTTTTTACTATGGATACGAGGCTCTATTCATCATTAAACAGTAAATACAAGTGTGACTTTACCAACTTTATTTGCCTCTCCTCCTTAGAGGCTAGGCTTGCCCCTACTTCTAAGTAATTCATTTCCATACGATAATTATAACCAAATTCGATTGATAACTATGAGGTGTTAGTTATCTTTCCTTCTCAGTTTTtcaaaaattcttttattaattttatcagTTCAAAAAAAGAATTGATAATTCCGCCATTAATGTTGACTGTGCATTGTCATTTAATCActctaaaattaagaaaaatttatCCATTAGTCACTTTAAATGAGGATAGTTCTTAATTTAGTCACCCTAAAATAATATGTGAAAATGTACAGTTAGTTTTGTAGTTATTGGAGggatcaatttgataaaaaaaattttagagtgattaaaataaaaacaaccacTATTTAGAGTGACTAACAAGATAGtttactattttctttttcttttttacttgcaatatttaataattacattatgattaaattaaatttaaagctGAATCAAATCCGAATTTTAAGTAGGAGTAAAGCTttattaatattgatttttttatttaagaaatttaaaaccctaaattttaattaagcaAAATTCGAATTTTTTACCATTCTATTTAGTAATCGATGGTATCTTTCCTCAATTTTTAACTAgaagacttttatttatttatattattattctatgtagtctgaaataaaagaaaatattgtagATGCTGAATACATTGTTTGATTCACACTCAAAAACAGCCTTTCCTAACAAAGATAAGCAGCTTAACTGAGGCATGAAACTATCTCAAACAATGCCTCAGTATAAAGTAGGAGATTTGATAATAACATATTATAAGGTGTTCATCCACTActtttatttcaaagaaatatgATCAAAGTTACTGTTTTAATGTTCTATAAAAAGTCTAGGGCTGTTACAAGAAGCATAATAAATGTGTAGTGCATGACATAAAACTTTCTTTTTCAATGCAAATATTCTTACTAATTGAGAACTTATACACACAGGCATAGCAATCACCACTCACCTTCCAGCTTTTTTCCTTCGTTATTTATAAGTGAGATTAATTGTTGGTAATGGCCTAAGATGaataccctttttcttttttttccccctttctatttttgtttcaattacCTAATTCTGTTTAGTTCACATTTGAATCTAAAATGATTTTGTTTTAacttttatgttatgtttggttACTACTATAATAATACGAGGAAAATGTTTACCTAATATGCACGTATTAAAGCAAT
Coding sequences within it:
- the LOC107914906 gene encoding repetitive proline-rich cell wall protein 2-like, which gives rise to MYKPTPSIHEPLKKPPMYKHKPPLHEFPKKPPIHEPKPPKLPVHEPPKKEKPEHKPPIYEPPKKPPIHEPLKKPPAYKPKPPVHEPPKKEKSKPKSPVHEPPKKPPMHEFKPPKPPIHEPPKKEKPKPKPPVYEPPKKPPYGHYPGHPPLEKLPSPSHPKN